Proteins from a single region of Ziziphus jujuba cultivar Dongzao chromosome 1, ASM3175591v1:
- the LOC107433085 gene encoding protein PHLOEM PROTEIN 2-LIKE A9-like, whose amino-acid sequence MAQKPHHDAEEDHIITKPQEGLTIFKPRALNIVWGEDARYWRLPEPTSTTGAAELKQVSWLEVTGKTKKGEPPAAGNYEVGFKIALKDDAFGWSNCHVFLMAKVGKRGKYAWKKVSPLNKDEQQANGGSSQKNIRLVIKPDDEDRQIYFGLYEVWSGKWKGGLLIHEAYVKRVEAINS is encoded by the exons aTGGCTCAAAAACCTCATCATGACGCAGAGGAAGATCACATAATAACCAAACCT CAAGAAGGACTTACGATTTTTAAACCGCGAGCACTTAATATTGTCTGGGGTGAAGATGCCCGCTATTGGCGCTTACCTGAACCCAC GAGCACGACTGGCGCTGCAGAGCTGAAACAAGTTTCTTGGCTTGAGGTAACCGGTAAGACGAAAAAAGGAGAACCTCCAgctgctggaaattatgaagtTGGTTTCAAAATAGCACTTAAGGACGATGCATTTGGATGGTCTAACTGCCATGTTTTTCTGATGGCCAAGGTTGGGAAAAGAGGAAAGTACGCATGGAAAAAGGTATCACCACTGAATAAGGACGAACAACAAGCTAATGGTGGCAGTTCGCAAAAAAATATTCGACTCGTGATTAAACCAGATGATGAGGATAGGCAGATCTATTTTGGTCTGTATGAAGTATGGAGTGGAAAATGGAAGGGAGGTTTGTTGATTCATGAGGCATATGTAAAAAGGGTGGAAGCTATAAACAGTTAA